One region of Alosa alosa isolate M-15738 ecotype Scorff River chromosome 1, AALO_Geno_1.1, whole genome shotgun sequence genomic DNA includes:
- the LOC125305081 gene encoding uncharacterized protein LOC125305081 — MLASNEHGDQCSYEVDSPIALAIHASLEDFEAQFGGVCAGDDGDAGDEDSTLPWNHCDLNSMQHSTFNDEPASSNSLTASPDQSEKAVLYVELRRVNIVHDVLNVFMDPRVLNVNLKKELINEKAVDSDGVSREVYSAFWEHFLEQCEGEEERVPRLRPDYSEKEWKAVSRVWLKGYLDHGIMPITVTSFCSCLLPRSQLSG; from the exons ATGCTTGCGTCAAATGAACATGGAGACCAGTGCAGTTATGAGGTGGATTCCCCAATTGCCCTTGCCATCCATGCGTCTCTCGAAGACTTTGAAGCACAGTTTGGAGGTGTTTGTGCTGGTGATGATGGAGATGCTGGTGATGAAGACTCCACCCTTCCTTGGAATCATTGTGACCTCAACAGTATGCAG CATTCTACATTTAACGATGAACCTGCATCATCAAACAGTCTTACAGCATCACCAGATCAGTCTGAAAAAGCAGTCCTGTATGTGGAATTAAGGCGAGTAAACATAGTTCATGATGTCCTTAATGTCTTCATGGATCCAAGAGTACTGAATGTTAATCTGAAAAAGGAGTTAATAAATGAGAAAGCTGTGGACAGCGATGGTGTGTCAAGAGAGGTGTATTCCGCCTTCTGGGAACACTTCTTGGAACAGTGTgagggggaagaagagagagttcCCAGACTACGACCAGACTATTCTGAGAAGGAATGGAAAGCAGTTAGTAGAGTCTGGTTGAAAGGATACTTGGACCACGGCATCATGCCTATCACTGTCACCAGCTTTTGTTCTTGCCTGCTGCCAAGGAGTCAGCTCAGTGGATGA